The region CTATCGTGGTTATGCTGGCGAGCGCTGGCCGGAGGAGTCGCGTGGCAAGCGCACGATCATGCTTTACGGCGGCCAGACGGGCAGCACCCTGAAGCTGCTGGACGATCTCTCCGACGACGAAATCGCAGCCAAGCTGCCGGTGCAACTGCGCCACCTCCCCTCGCCGATCGCCGCATGAAGGAGGTCGCGCCATGCTTTCCTTCCCGCTCACATCCGTCCGCGCGGTGATTGCCCGCGGTCGGGCCGATGCGGAGGCCAATGGTGGCTTTCGTGATCTCTATTACGGCCTGCGCCCTGGCAAGGACGAGAAGCCGGGCCTCTGGCTCGTCGGCGATCACGGCGTTTATCTGATGTCCAACGGCAAGCTGCTCGATGGCGCCAAGCCCTTGGTCGTCTATGCCGAGGAGTGCGATCCCAGCACCAATGACGACTGGTTCGACGTCAAACGCCGGACATTCGGCGGCGACGACGGCGTCGATTTCATCGACGCGGAACAGCTGGAACCGATGATGGCGGCGGCTCCAGAGGCGACGCACCTTCGCATCGCATTTCATCAGGACTCGATGCAGCTCACCCTGATCGCGAAGTCCTGATCACTGAGACCACCGGCCCCCGTCAGGCCACCAATCCCTGAACCCAGAGCGTACTTCAATCCCGCGAGCTTTTCCGCGGGTGATGACGCTCGCCTTTCCCGAGGAGAACTTCATGAGCAACGATCCCTTCACTCTCGACATGTTCGGCAGCAGCGCGCTGTCGTCCGGCCTTGGCCTCGGCGGCGTCACAGCATTTGGCGGTTTCGATGCCGTTGCTGCCAATGACGACGACCCCGAACCGACACCGCCCTCTTCTGCCCCGGCCTTGCCGGTCGCGACGGCAAAGCGTCCGGCGCCGCGGCGACAGGGCGGCCGGTCCAACTTCTACCTCGACGATGCCGATCGCGTTCTTGCGGCGACGTGGAAGGAACGGGCGCGCATCAATGTCGCGGCGATCCTGATCGCAAACAACATCGAGAAGCAGGACCGGCCGGCCACTCGCGAGGAGCAGCAGCGGTTGATCCGCTTTACAGGCTTTGGCGCATCGGAACTTGCGAACACGATATTCCGTCGTCCGGGCGAGCCTGACTTCCGCGCCGGCTGGAGCGAGCTTGGCACTTCGCTCCAGAGTGCGGTTTCGGAGGGAGACTACGCGTCCCTTGCCCGCTGCACGCAATATGCGCATTTCACGCCGGAGTTCATCATCCGGTCCATCTGGGCGAGCTTGCAGCGCCTTGGCTGGCGTGGCGGCCGGGTGCTCGAGCCTGGCATCGGCACCGGCCTGTTCCCCGCGCTGATGCCGAAAGCATTGCGCGATCGGAGTTTCTTCACCGGTATCGAGCTTGACCCTGTCACCGCCAGGATCGTCCGCCTGCTACAGCCGAAGGCGCGGATCATCAACGGCGACTTTGCGCGCGCCGATCTGGCGCCGATTTACGATCTCGCCATCGGCAATCCGCCTTTCTCCGACCGGACCGTCCGATCCGACCGGGCCTATCGCTCGCTGGGCTTGCGGCTGCATGACTATTTCATCGCCCGTTCGATCGACCTCCTGAAACCCGGCGCGCTCGGCGCCTTCGTCACCAGCGCCGGCACGATGGACAAGGCGGATGCGACAGCACGCGAACACATCGCCAAAACCGCGGACCTGATCGCCGCGATCCGCCTGCCGGAGGGCACCTTCCGCCGCGATGCCGGCACGGACGTCGTGGTTGACCTGCTCTTCTTCCGCAAGCGCAAGACCGGGGAGGCTGAGGGAGACCTCTCCTGGCTCGCCCTTGAGGAGGTGCGACCGGCGACGCAAGACGACGGCGCAATTCGGGTGAACCGCTGGTTTGCGCGACATCCTGATTTCGTGCTTGGCGATCATGCCCTGACCTCCGGCCCCTTTGGCGAGACCTACACCTGCCGACCGCGTGCCGGCGAGGACCTTGAGGCGGCTTTGCAGCAGGCGATCCTCCTGCTTCCCGAGGGCCGCTATGACGGCGAGCCGACCGAAATCGACATCGACCTCGAGACCGAGCTCGGCGAGATCGTCGACCTTCGCCCCGACAGTCGACAGGTCCGGGAGGGTAGCTTCCTCATCGACATCAGACGCGGTCTCATGCAGATGGTCGACGGCGCGCCGGTCGAAGTCCAGGTGCGCAAGGGCCGCACCGGCGACGGCATGCCGGAAAAGCACGTCCGCATCATCAAGAAACTGATCCCGATCCGCGACGCCGTGCGCGATGTGCTGAAGGCCCAGGAACAGGATCGGCCGTGGCGCGATCTGCAGGTTCGCCTACGAATCGCCTGGTCGAGTTTCGTGCGCGATTTCGGGCCGATCAACCACACCACCGTCAGCATCACTGAGGATCCCGAAACCGGCGAGGTGCGCGAAACGCACCGCCGCCCGAACCTGCAGCCCTTTCTTGACGACCCCGATTGCTGGCTGGTCGCCTCAATCGAGGATTACGATCTCGACACCGACACGGCCAAGCCCGGCCCGATCTTTTCCGAACGGGTGATTTCGCCCCCTGCCCCGCCGGTAATCACCAGCGCCGCCGATGCACTCGCTGTTGTCCTCAACGAACGTGGTCGCGTCGATATCGAGCATATCGCCGAACTGCTGCACAGACATGCCGATGCGGTCGTCGATGAACTCGGCGATTCAATCTTCCGGGATCCTGACGACGGGTCCTGGCAGACGGCCGACGCCTATCTCGCCGGCCCGGTCCGCACCAAGCTCGCTGTCGCTGAAGCGGCCGCGGGACTGGATCCAGCCTATGAGCGCAACGTTCGTGCGCTTCGGGCCGTACAGCCCGGCGACCTTCGCCCCTCCGACATCACCGCACGTCTGGGTGCGCCGTGGATTCCGGCGAGCCATGTCGTGGCTTTCGTCAAGGAGAGGATGGGCGCCGACATCAGGATCCACCATATGCCGGAGCTTGGCAACTGGACCGTGGAGGCGCGGCAGCTTGGCTACAGTGCCGCCGGTACATCCGAATGGGGTACCAGCCGCCGTGATGCCGGTGAACTGCTCGCCGACGCACTGAACAGCCGCGTTCCGCAGATCTTCGACGTCTTCAAGGACGCCGGCGGCGAGCGGCGCGTCCTGAACGTGGTCGATACCGAAGCCGCGCGCGACAAGCTGCAGAAGATCAAGCAGGCCTTCCAGGATTGGGTGTGGACCGACCCGGATCGCACCGACCGG is a window of Agrobacterium cucumeris DNA encoding:
- a CDS encoding DUF3085 domain-containing protein, producing MLSFPLTSVRAVIARGRADAEANGGFRDLYYGLRPGKDEKPGLWLVGDHGVYLMSNGKLLDGAKPLVVYAEECDPSTNDDWFDVKRRTFGGDDGVDFIDAEQLEPMMAAAPEATHLRIAFHQDSMQLTLIAKS